The following nucleotide sequence is from Mucilaginibacter sp. cycad4.
AGCCGGCAAACATTCTTAAAATTGCTAATTTTTCCATAACATTTAAGGTATAAGTTTAATACGTCTAATTTAAAACTTTACAAAGTAATAAAAAAATAATATTTATTAAAAAGCAATAAATATTTTCGGCATGGTTAATGAAACGTTTTTAAAGGATTCGATAATATCAGAGTTTATAATACTCCTCAATTGAGCGGCCTATTTCCTGCAAAGGGATCAAATGATCTCCGAAACGATGCTCAATAATTTCCCAGTAACCTTTTGTTAACCTGGTTATGGTGTAAAAAGCCGAGTAGTTTAATACACTAAACGTAGTTTTATTAGCAGCCGAAGGTATAATTTTATAAGTCCGTTTATTAACTTTTAGTTCAAAAGGCTCCATGGGCATCCGTGTACACAAAAATATTGTGTAACATACAGATATGCAAGCACAATGCACCCCGTATTTTAACCCATTTTACACTACGTATTTTCACCTCAAAAAAGGGTTAAAAAGGCATTGCTTTTACCAATTCCAGTACATTATGTTTTATGGCAGGATCGTTTTCAATGATCTGAACAAGCTCATTATCATCTGATACAGAAACAATTACAAAATTTTTGTCCTGGTTCCAGAAATTACCGCTTATAACTACTTTACCATTGCTTTTAAGA
It contains:
- a CDS encoding YciI family protein translates to MVHASAYKDPHHVMLFFEEIGSLADNEQCLVDRNGYYDDLKSNGKVVISGNFWNQDKNFVIVSVSDDNELVQIIENDPAIKHNVLELVKAMPF